From Dermochelys coriacea isolate rDerCor1 chromosome 8, rDerCor1.pri.v4, whole genome shotgun sequence, the proteins below share one genomic window:
- the HNRNPA0 gene encoding heterogeneous nuclear ribonucleoprotein A0, with protein sequence MENSQLCKLFIGGLNVQTTEAGLREHFEAYGTLTDCVVVLNPQTKRSRCFGFVTYSAVEEADAAMAASPHAVDGNAVELKRAVSREDSARPGAHAKVKKLFVGGLKGDVGEGDLVQHFSQFGPVEKAEIIADKQSGKKRGFGFVYFQNHDAADKAAVVKFHPIQGHRVEVKKAVPKEDIQSGGGGGGSSRPSRGGRGGGRGRGGGGSGNRDHNGLSKGGGGYNSYGGYGGGGGYGSYSSGSYGGGGGGGDYGNGYGGFGSYSQHQSSYGPMKSGGGGGGGGGSWGGRSNSGPYRGGYGGGGYGGSSF encoded by the coding sequence ATGGAGAATTCGCAGCTGTGCAAGCTGTTCATCGGCGGCCTGAACGTGCAGACCACGGAGGCCGGGCTTCGGGAGCACTTCGAGGCCTACGGCACCCTCACCGACTGCGTGGTCGTGCTCAACCCGCAGACCAAGCGCTCCCGATGCTTCGGATTCGTCACCTACTCGGCTGTGGAGGAGGCCGACGCCGCCATGGCCGCCTCCCCCCACGCCGTGGACGGCAACGCGGTGGAGCTGAAGCGGGCCGTGTCCCGGGAGGACTCGGCCCGGCCGGGGGCCCACGCGAAGGTGAAGAAGCTCTTCGTGGGCGGTCTAAAGGGGGACGTGGGCGAGGGGGACCTGGTGCAGCACTTCAGCCAGTTCGGCCCGGTGGAGAAGGCCGAGATCATCGCCGACAAACAGAGCGGCAAGAAGCGCGGCTTCGGCTTCGTCTATTTCCAGAACCACGACGCCGCCGACAAGGCCGCGGTGGTCAAGTTCCACCCGATCCAGGGCCACCGCGTGGAGGTCAAGAAGGCCGTGCCCAAGGAGGACATCCAGTCGGGCGGAGGCGGTGGTGGATCCTCTAGGCCTTCTCGGGGCGGCAGGGGAGGAGGACGAGGACGGGGCGGCGGCGGATCCGGCAACCGGGACCACAACGGTCTCTCCAAAGGAGGCGGCGGCTATAATAGCTACGGAGGCTACGGCGGCGGTGGCGGCTACGGATCTTACAGCAGCGGCTCctatggaggaggtggtggaggcgGAGATTACGGCAACGGGTACGGCGGGTTCGGCAGCTACAGCCAACATCAGTCCTCCTACGGCCCCATGAAGAGCGGCGGAGGAGGCGGAGGAGGGGGCGGCAGCTGGGGAGGGCGCAGTAACAGTGGACCGTACAGAGGAGGCTATGGTGGGGGAGGGTATGGCGGCAGCTCCTTCTAA